In the Syngnathus scovelli strain Florida chromosome 8, RoL_Ssco_1.2, whole genome shotgun sequence genome, one interval contains:
- the LOC125974036 gene encoding poly(rC)-binding protein 3 isoform X2, with translation MESAQVQSEGGLNVTLTIRLLMHGKEVGSIIGKKGETVKKMREESGARINISEGNCPERIVTITGPTDTIFKAFAMIAYKFEEDIINSMSNSPAISKPPVTLRLVVPASQCGSLIGKGGSKIKEMRESTGAQVQVAGDMLPNSTERAVTISGTPEAIIQCVKQICVVMLESPPKGATIPYRPKPASTPVIFSGGQAYTIQGQYAIPHPDLTKLHQLAMQQTPFTPLGQTTPAFPGLEASPPASTHELTIPNDLIGCIIGRQGTKINEIRQMSGAQIKIANAIEGSSERQITITGTPANISLAQYLINARFRDVAAMWNEPSAMTTS, from the exons ATGGAGTCGGCCCAAGTCCAGTCGGAAGGCGGCCTCAACGTCACCCTCACCATCCGGCTCCTCATGCACGGAAAA GAAGTGGGCAGCATCATTGGAAAG AAAGGGGAAACGGTGAAAAAAATGCGCGAAGAG AGCGGCGCGCGAATTAACATCTCGGAAGGCAACTGCCCAGAGAGGATCGTCACCATCACGGGACCGACGGACACCATCTTCAAGGCCTTTGCCATGATTGCCTATAAATTTGAGGAG GACATCATCAACTCCATGAGCAACAGCCCGGCCATCAGCAAGCCGCCGGTCACCTTGAGGCTGGTGGTGCCGGCCAGCCAGTGCGGCTCTCTCATCGGCAAAGGAGGCTCCAAAATCAAAGAAATGCGAGAG TCCACAGGGGCGCAGGTTCAGGTGGCCGGAGACATGCTGCCCAACTCCACCGAGCGCGCCGTGACAATCTCCGGGACCCCCGAAGCCATCATCCAGTGTGTCAAACAGATTTGCGTCGTCATGCTGGAG TCGCCGCCCAAAGGGGCCACGATTCCTTATCGCCCGAAGCCCGCTTCCACCCCTGTCATTTTTTCCGGGGGCCAG GCCTACACAATTCAGGGACAATATGCCATTCCACATCCAGAT CTGACCAAGCTCCACCAGCTGGCTATGCAGCAAACCCCCTTTACCCCCCTCGGACAGACCACCCCCGCTTTCCCCG GTTTGGAAGCGAGTCCACCGGCCAGCACCCATGAGCTCACCATTCCTAATGAC CTCATAGGCTGCATCATCGGACGTCAAGGCACCAAAATCAACGAAATCCGCCAAATGTCGGGAGCTCAGATCAAAATCGCCAACGCCATCGAAGGCTCGAGCGAGCGGCAGATCACCATCACCGGGACGCCCGCCAACATCAGTCTGGCTCAGTATCTCATCAATGCCAG GTTCAGGGACGTGGCCGCCATGTGGAATGAGCCTTCGGCAATGACAACTTCTTGA
- the LOC125974036 gene encoding poly(rC)-binding protein 3 isoform X1 has protein sequence MESAQVQSEGGLNVTLTIRLLMHGKEVGSIIGKKGETVKKMREESGARINISEGNCPERIVTITGPTDTIFKAFAMIAYKFEEDIINSMSNSPAISKPPVTLRLVVPASQCGSLIGKGGSKIKEMRESTGAQVQVAGDMLPNSTERAVTISGTPEAIIQCVKQICVVMLESPPKGATIPYRPKPASTPVIFSGGQAYTIQGQYAIPHPDQLTKLHQLAMQQTPFTPLGQTTPAFPGLEASPPASTHELTIPNDLIGCIIGRQGTKINEIRQMSGAQIKIANAIEGSSERQITITGTPANISLAQYLINARFRDVAAMWNEPSAMTTS, from the exons ATGGAGTCGGCCCAAGTCCAGTCGGAAGGCGGCCTCAACGTCACCCTCACCATCCGGCTCCTCATGCACGGAAAA GAAGTGGGCAGCATCATTGGAAAG AAAGGGGAAACGGTGAAAAAAATGCGCGAAGAG AGCGGCGCGCGAATTAACATCTCGGAAGGCAACTGCCCAGAGAGGATCGTCACCATCACGGGACCGACGGACACCATCTTCAAGGCCTTTGCCATGATTGCCTATAAATTTGAGGAG GACATCATCAACTCCATGAGCAACAGCCCGGCCATCAGCAAGCCGCCGGTCACCTTGAGGCTGGTGGTGCCGGCCAGCCAGTGCGGCTCTCTCATCGGCAAAGGAGGCTCCAAAATCAAAGAAATGCGAGAG TCCACAGGGGCGCAGGTTCAGGTGGCCGGAGACATGCTGCCCAACTCCACCGAGCGCGCCGTGACAATCTCCGGGACCCCCGAAGCCATCATCCAGTGTGTCAAACAGATTTGCGTCGTCATGCTGGAG TCGCCGCCCAAAGGGGCCACGATTCCTTATCGCCCGAAGCCCGCTTCCACCCCTGTCATTTTTTCCGGGGGCCAG GCCTACACAATTCAGGGACAATATGCCATTCCACATCCAGAT CAGCTGACCAAGCTCCACCAGCTGGCTATGCAGCAAACCCCCTTTACCCCCCTCGGACAGACCACCCCCGCTTTCCCCG GTTTGGAAGCGAGTCCACCGGCCAGCACCCATGAGCTCACCATTCCTAATGAC CTCATAGGCTGCATCATCGGACGTCAAGGCACCAAAATCAACGAAATCCGCCAAATGTCGGGAGCTCAGATCAAAATCGCCAACGCCATCGAAGGCTCGAGCGAGCGGCAGATCACCATCACCGGGACGCCCGCCAACATCAGTCTGGCTCAGTATCTCATCAATGCCAG GTTCAGGGACGTGGCCGCCATGTGGAATGAGCCTTCGGCAATGACAACTTCTTGA
- the LOC125974036 gene encoding poly(rC)-binding protein 3 isoform X4 yields MESAQVQSEGGLNVTLTIRLLMHGKEVGSIIGKKGETVKKMREESGARINISEGNCPERIVTITGPTDTIFKAFAMIAYKFEEDIINSMSNSPAISKPPVTLRLVVPASQCGSLIGKGGSKIKEMRESTGAQVQVAGDMLPNSTERAVTISGTPEAIIQCVKQICVVMLESPPKGATIPYRPKPASTPVIFSGGQAYTIQGQYAIPHPDLTKLHQLAMQQTPFTPLGQTTPAFPGLEASPPASTHELTIPNDLIGCIIGRQGTKINEIRQMSGAQIKIANAIEGSSERQITITGTPANISLAQYLINARLTSEVTGMATL; encoded by the exons ATGGAGTCGGCCCAAGTCCAGTCGGAAGGCGGCCTCAACGTCACCCTCACCATCCGGCTCCTCATGCACGGAAAA GAAGTGGGCAGCATCATTGGAAAG AAAGGGGAAACGGTGAAAAAAATGCGCGAAGAG AGCGGCGCGCGAATTAACATCTCGGAAGGCAACTGCCCAGAGAGGATCGTCACCATCACGGGACCGACGGACACCATCTTCAAGGCCTTTGCCATGATTGCCTATAAATTTGAGGAG GACATCATCAACTCCATGAGCAACAGCCCGGCCATCAGCAAGCCGCCGGTCACCTTGAGGCTGGTGGTGCCGGCCAGCCAGTGCGGCTCTCTCATCGGCAAAGGAGGCTCCAAAATCAAAGAAATGCGAGAG TCCACAGGGGCGCAGGTTCAGGTGGCCGGAGACATGCTGCCCAACTCCACCGAGCGCGCCGTGACAATCTCCGGGACCCCCGAAGCCATCATCCAGTGTGTCAAACAGATTTGCGTCGTCATGCTGGAG TCGCCGCCCAAAGGGGCCACGATTCCTTATCGCCCGAAGCCCGCTTCCACCCCTGTCATTTTTTCCGGGGGCCAG GCCTACACAATTCAGGGACAATATGCCATTCCACATCCAGAT CTGACCAAGCTCCACCAGCTGGCTATGCAGCAAACCCCCTTTACCCCCCTCGGACAGACCACCCCCGCTTTCCCCG GTTTGGAAGCGAGTCCACCGGCCAGCACCCATGAGCTCACCATTCCTAATGAC CTCATAGGCTGCATCATCGGACGTCAAGGCACCAAAATCAACGAAATCCGCCAAATGTCGGGAGCTCAGATCAAAATCGCCAACGCCATCGAAGGCTCGAGCGAGCGGCAGATCACCATCACCGGGACGCCCGCCAACATCAGTCTGGCTCAGTATCTCATCAATGCCAG GTTGACATCGGAAGTCACCGGAATGGCCACTCTCTAA
- the LOC125974036 gene encoding poly(rC)-binding protein 3 isoform X3, producing MESAQVQSEGGLNVTLTIRLLMHGKEVGSIIGKKGETVKKMREESGARINISEGNCPERIVTITGPTDTIFKAFAMIAYKFEEDIINSMSNSPAISKPPVTLRLVVPASQCGSLIGKGGSKIKEMRESTGAQVQVAGDMLPNSTERAVTISGTPEAIIQCVKQICVVMLESPPKGATIPYRPKPASTPVIFSGGQAYTIQGQYAIPHPDQLTKLHQLAMQQTPFTPLGQTTPAFPGLEASPPASTHELTIPNDLIGCIIGRQGTKINEIRQMSGAQIKIANAIEGSSERQITITGTPANISLAQYLINARLTSEVTGMATL from the exons ATGGAGTCGGCCCAAGTCCAGTCGGAAGGCGGCCTCAACGTCACCCTCACCATCCGGCTCCTCATGCACGGAAAA GAAGTGGGCAGCATCATTGGAAAG AAAGGGGAAACGGTGAAAAAAATGCGCGAAGAG AGCGGCGCGCGAATTAACATCTCGGAAGGCAACTGCCCAGAGAGGATCGTCACCATCACGGGACCGACGGACACCATCTTCAAGGCCTTTGCCATGATTGCCTATAAATTTGAGGAG GACATCATCAACTCCATGAGCAACAGCCCGGCCATCAGCAAGCCGCCGGTCACCTTGAGGCTGGTGGTGCCGGCCAGCCAGTGCGGCTCTCTCATCGGCAAAGGAGGCTCCAAAATCAAAGAAATGCGAGAG TCCACAGGGGCGCAGGTTCAGGTGGCCGGAGACATGCTGCCCAACTCCACCGAGCGCGCCGTGACAATCTCCGGGACCCCCGAAGCCATCATCCAGTGTGTCAAACAGATTTGCGTCGTCATGCTGGAG TCGCCGCCCAAAGGGGCCACGATTCCTTATCGCCCGAAGCCCGCTTCCACCCCTGTCATTTTTTCCGGGGGCCAG GCCTACACAATTCAGGGACAATATGCCATTCCACATCCAGAT CAGCTGACCAAGCTCCACCAGCTGGCTATGCAGCAAACCCCCTTTACCCCCCTCGGACAGACCACCCCCGCTTTCCCCG GTTTGGAAGCGAGTCCACCGGCCAGCACCCATGAGCTCACCATTCCTAATGAC CTCATAGGCTGCATCATCGGACGTCAAGGCACCAAAATCAACGAAATCCGCCAAATGTCGGGAGCTCAGATCAAAATCGCCAACGCCATCGAAGGCTCGAGCGAGCGGCAGATCACCATCACCGGGACGCCCGCCAACATCAGTCTGGCTCAGTATCTCATCAATGCCAG GTTGACATCGGAAGTCACCGGAATGGCCACTCTCTAA
- the LOC125974038 gene encoding leucine-rich repeat-containing protein 3 encodes MRESPGPGVAGKSPERLTAVRALLFGLLLASASSCPSGCHCTEKSGAAVVRCTSGNLEKIPSDLPRNTVALILASNHISEISNRAFRELTRLRELDLSNNEIETVDAAAFHGLSDSLLALNLANNRIRSVPKEAFAHLRAKINLANNPWHCECVLQEVLRELRLDPESVKDMLCHTAVREEYTGKALIQILDSGINFCNFHHKTTDVAMFVTMFGWFSMVIGYVVYYVRHNREDAKRHLEYLKSLPSTSHIAKDLDTVSTVL; translated from the coding sequence ATGCGGGAGTCGCCGGGCCCCGGCGTGGCCGGCAAATCCCCTGAACGCTTGACAGCCGTGCGGGCTTTGCTCTTTGGACTCCTCCTGGCCAGCGCGTCTTCGTGTCCCAGCGGCTGCCACTGTACGGAAAAGAGCGGCGCCGCCGTGGTCCGATGCACGTCCGGCAACCTGGAGAAGATCCCGTCGGACCTCCCGAGAAACACCGTAGCGCTGATCTTGGCCTCCAATCACATTAGCGAGATCTCCAACCGAGCTTTCCGAGAGCTCACCCGCCTTCGGGAGTTGGACCTGTCCAACAACGAAATCGAGACGGTGGACGCGGCGGCTTTTCACGGGCTCTCCGACAGCCTGCTGGCGCTGAATCTGGCCAACAATCGCATCCGGAGCGTGCCCAAGGAGGCCTTCGCCCACCTGCGGGCCAAAATTAACCTCGCCAACAACCCCTGGCACTGCGAGTGCGTCCTGCAGGAGGTGCTGCGCGAGCTGAGGCTGGACCCCGAGTCGGTGAAGGACATGCTCTGCCACACGGCCGTGCGGGAGGAATACACCGGCAAGGCGCTGATCCAAATTCTGGACTCGGGGATCAACTTCTGCAACTTCCACCACAAGACCACCGACGTGGCCATGTTCGTCACCATgttcggctggttctccatggTGATCGGCTACGTGGTCTACTACGTGCGCCACAACCGGGAGGACGCCAAGAGGCACCTGGAGTACCTCAAGTCCCTGCCCAGCACCTCTCACATCGCCAAAGATCTCGACACAGTCAGTACCGTTCTCTAG
- the LOC125974032 gene encoding protein FAM171B isoform X1: MPLEQVIDDSCVILLAFATELFFPPLVVFLQNMQVSFLLSVLILCKSEASGKFPRSGTGTSASFPPLHADEDEDEGNFAPQPQPPPPQTVAEPSDGWTFTLKVQVTDMLTRQYLARAEVDLHVNYTRIKTVLTGEDGGVLLRVPFQSGSPVTVRACKDGYVCALLSCQTVRRPIFSSVTVPLRRLTQGNVWIFEDSFLITDKASADASWRPVVQFPKSLLNLSEGSDVAALKAYLTVPEPPSAGGGFLRTLGVMSSTAGYINTELKPAAAVSVQLFRGDTELRIGGPVKISLTLPDNCGLRSSNALPAWFYNRTTGGWMRQGLGTVVSEGGKLRWTFSAPHLGYWMAAPVPTRGDVFGADILGDFFARHWSFVALALGGMLCFVACLLAALLYCQSSARKTKVTHAPPKKDRATATGSDEDIEGSSPSQRGLKHARREERRDVAVPVHDGDVCTAACTVAAQPEIPSSDATEPIRVPESLTDALLFYSQPVAILHASAFFQAEDQPQQPRWTAAMEASEESSSLNASQGSTQNQEGDPEGHAQNTLLPPSRGQRGLLESASVPETLSRLRSSRRSMEAAGELSKAPSWQPPRAWFVSLEGKPAAEIRYAVEEQQRRRTTAGSQETSLDSGVDMIEMNQTPGRRAVTLERKGTFVKRAAGEKQTAPL; encoded by the exons ATGCCCCTCGAACAAGTTATTGATGACTCTTGCGTGATACTTTTGGCTTTTGCAACAGAGCTCTTCTTTCCTCCCCTCGTTGTttttctgcaaaacatgcaggtGTCATTTTTGCTCTCTGTTCTGATTTTATGCAAGAGCGAAGCGTCGGGCAAGTTTCCCCGCAGCGGAACCGGGACGAGCGCCTCTTTCCCTCCTCTGCATGCAGATGAGGATGAAGACGAGGGCAACTTTGCTCCGCAgccgcagccgccgccgccgcagacaGTCGCCGAGCCTTCGGATG GTTGGACCTTCACCCTGAAGGTGCAGGTCACCGACATGCTGACTCGTCAGTACCTGGCGCGGGCGGAGGTGGATCTTCACGTCAACTACACCAGGATCAAAACGGTTCTCACAGGGGAGGACGGCGGCGTTTTGCTCCGAGTGCCTTTTCAAAGCGGCTCGCCCGTCACGGTGCGGGCGTGCAAAGACGGCTACGTTTGCGCGTTGCTTTCCTGCCAGACTGTCAGGAGGCCAA TCTTCTCTTCGGTGACTGTGCCCCTACGTCGCCTGACGCAAGGGAACGTGTGGATTTTTGAAGACTCCTTCCTGATCACCGACAAAGCTTCGGCGG ATGCTTCGTGGCGGCCCGTTGTCCAGTTCCCCAAGAGCCTGCTGAACCTGAGCGAGGGCAGCGATGTGGCCGCTTTGAAAGCCTACTTGACCGTCCCCGAGCCACCTTCAGCGGGAGGAGGCTTTCTCCGCACCTTGGGCGTCATGAGCAGCACAGCag GATACATCAACACGGAGTTGAAACCGGCGGCAGCCGTTAGCGTGCAGCTATTCCGCGGGGACACGGAGCTGCGTATCGGCGGCCCCGTGAAGATCAGCCTGACACTCCCCGACAACTGCGGACTGCGGTCTTCAAACGCTCTTCCGGCGTGGTTCTACAACCGCACCACCG GCGGCTGGATGAGACAGGGATTAGGGACGGTGGTGTCGGAAGGTGGAAAACTCAGATGGACGTTCAGCGCTCCGCATCTGGGTTACTGGATGGCGGCGCCGGTGCCGACGCGTGGAG ATGTCTTTGGAGCTGACATCCTGGGTGACTTCTTTGCCCGCCATTGGTCTTTTGTGGCGCTGGCCCTTGGAGGAATGCTCTGTTTTGTGGCCTGTCTTCTTGCTGCCTTGTTGTATTGTCAGAG CTCCGCGAGGAAAACGAAGGTGACGCACGCGCCGCCCAAAAAGGACCGAGCCACGGCCACCGGCAGCGATGAGGACATTGAAGGATCTTCTCCATCTCAGCGTGGCCTGAAGCACGCAAGAAGGGAGGAGCGGCGCGATGTCGCCGTACCCGTCCACGACGGCGACGTTTGCACCGCAGCTTGCACCGTAGCGGCCCAACCCGAGATCCCTTCGAGCGACGCGACGGAGCCCATACGAGTTCCGGAATCTCTGACGGACGCTCTGTTGTTCTACAGCCAGCCCGTGGCCATTTTGCACGCGTCGGCGTTTTTCCAAGCAGAAGACCAACCGCAGCAGCCCCGCTGGACTGCGGCCATGGAAGCCAGCGAAGAGAGCTCCAGCCTAAATGCGTCACAAGGCTCCACTCAGAACCAGGAAGGAGATCCAGAAGGACACGCGCAAAATACTTTGCTACCGCCAAGCAGAGGCCAGCGCGGTCTCCTGGAATCGGCGTCGGTTCCGGAAACCTTAAGTCGACTGAGGAGCAGCAGACGCTCGATGGAGGCCGCCGGCGAGCTTTCCAAAGCGCCGTCGTGGCAGCCGCCGCGGGCCTGGTTTGTGAGTCTGGAGGGCAAACCGGCGGCCGAGATCCGTTACGCCGTGGAGGAGCAACAGCGGAGAAGAACAACTGCGGGGAGTCAAGAAACCAGCTTGGATTCCGGCGTGGATATGATCGAGATGAACCAGACGCCCGGCCGGAGAGCTGTCACTCTGGAACGCAAGGGCACCTTTGTCAAGAGGGCGGCCGGCGAAAAACAGACGGCGCCGCTGTGA
- the LOC125974032 gene encoding protein FAM171B isoform X2 — MPLEQVIDDSCVILLAFATELFFPPLVVFLQNMQVSFLLSVLILCKSEASGKFPRSGTGTSASFPPLHADEDEDEGNFAPQPQPPPPQTVAEPSDGWTFTLKVQVTDMLTRQYLARAEVDLHVNYTRIKTVLTGEDGGVLLRVPFQSGSPVTVRACKDGYVCALLSCQTVRRPIFSSVTVPLRRLTQGNVWIFEDSFLITDKASDASWRPVVQFPKSLLNLSEGSDVAALKAYLTVPEPPSAGGGFLRTLGVMSSTAGYINTELKPAAAVSVQLFRGDTELRIGGPVKISLTLPDNCGLRSSNALPAWFYNRTTGGWMRQGLGTVVSEGGKLRWTFSAPHLGYWMAAPVPTRGDVFGADILGDFFARHWSFVALALGGMLCFVACLLAALLYCQSSARKTKVTHAPPKKDRATATGSDEDIEGSSPSQRGLKHARREERRDVAVPVHDGDVCTAACTVAAQPEIPSSDATEPIRVPESLTDALLFYSQPVAILHASAFFQAEDQPQQPRWTAAMEASEESSSLNASQGSTQNQEGDPEGHAQNTLLPPSRGQRGLLESASVPETLSRLRSSRRSMEAAGELSKAPSWQPPRAWFVSLEGKPAAEIRYAVEEQQRRRTTAGSQETSLDSGVDMIEMNQTPGRRAVTLERKGTFVKRAAGEKQTAPL, encoded by the exons ATGCCCCTCGAACAAGTTATTGATGACTCTTGCGTGATACTTTTGGCTTTTGCAACAGAGCTCTTCTTTCCTCCCCTCGTTGTttttctgcaaaacatgcaggtGTCATTTTTGCTCTCTGTTCTGATTTTATGCAAGAGCGAAGCGTCGGGCAAGTTTCCCCGCAGCGGAACCGGGACGAGCGCCTCTTTCCCTCCTCTGCATGCAGATGAGGATGAAGACGAGGGCAACTTTGCTCCGCAgccgcagccgccgccgccgcagacaGTCGCCGAGCCTTCGGATG GTTGGACCTTCACCCTGAAGGTGCAGGTCACCGACATGCTGACTCGTCAGTACCTGGCGCGGGCGGAGGTGGATCTTCACGTCAACTACACCAGGATCAAAACGGTTCTCACAGGGGAGGACGGCGGCGTTTTGCTCCGAGTGCCTTTTCAAAGCGGCTCGCCCGTCACGGTGCGGGCGTGCAAAGACGGCTACGTTTGCGCGTTGCTTTCCTGCCAGACTGTCAGGAGGCCAA TCTTCTCTTCGGTGACTGTGCCCCTACGTCGCCTGACGCAAGGGAACGTGTGGATTTTTGAAGACTCCTTCCTGATCACCGACAAAGCTTCG GATGCTTCGTGGCGGCCCGTTGTCCAGTTCCCCAAGAGCCTGCTGAACCTGAGCGAGGGCAGCGATGTGGCCGCTTTGAAAGCCTACTTGACCGTCCCCGAGCCACCTTCAGCGGGAGGAGGCTTTCTCCGCACCTTGGGCGTCATGAGCAGCACAGCag GATACATCAACACGGAGTTGAAACCGGCGGCAGCCGTTAGCGTGCAGCTATTCCGCGGGGACACGGAGCTGCGTATCGGCGGCCCCGTGAAGATCAGCCTGACACTCCCCGACAACTGCGGACTGCGGTCTTCAAACGCTCTTCCGGCGTGGTTCTACAACCGCACCACCG GCGGCTGGATGAGACAGGGATTAGGGACGGTGGTGTCGGAAGGTGGAAAACTCAGATGGACGTTCAGCGCTCCGCATCTGGGTTACTGGATGGCGGCGCCGGTGCCGACGCGTGGAG ATGTCTTTGGAGCTGACATCCTGGGTGACTTCTTTGCCCGCCATTGGTCTTTTGTGGCGCTGGCCCTTGGAGGAATGCTCTGTTTTGTGGCCTGTCTTCTTGCTGCCTTGTTGTATTGTCAGAG CTCCGCGAGGAAAACGAAGGTGACGCACGCGCCGCCCAAAAAGGACCGAGCCACGGCCACCGGCAGCGATGAGGACATTGAAGGATCTTCTCCATCTCAGCGTGGCCTGAAGCACGCAAGAAGGGAGGAGCGGCGCGATGTCGCCGTACCCGTCCACGACGGCGACGTTTGCACCGCAGCTTGCACCGTAGCGGCCCAACCCGAGATCCCTTCGAGCGACGCGACGGAGCCCATACGAGTTCCGGAATCTCTGACGGACGCTCTGTTGTTCTACAGCCAGCCCGTGGCCATTTTGCACGCGTCGGCGTTTTTCCAAGCAGAAGACCAACCGCAGCAGCCCCGCTGGACTGCGGCCATGGAAGCCAGCGAAGAGAGCTCCAGCCTAAATGCGTCACAAGGCTCCACTCAGAACCAGGAAGGAGATCCAGAAGGACACGCGCAAAATACTTTGCTACCGCCAAGCAGAGGCCAGCGCGGTCTCCTGGAATCGGCGTCGGTTCCGGAAACCTTAAGTCGACTGAGGAGCAGCAGACGCTCGATGGAGGCCGCCGGCGAGCTTTCCAAAGCGCCGTCGTGGCAGCCGCCGCGGGCCTGGTTTGTGAGTCTGGAGGGCAAACCGGCGGCCGAGATCCGTTACGCCGTGGAGGAGCAACAGCGGAGAAGAACAACTGCGGGGAGTCAAGAAACCAGCTTGGATTCCGGCGTGGATATGATCGAGATGAACCAGACGCCCGGCCGGAGAGCTGTCACTCTGGAACGCAAGGGCACCTTTGTCAAGAGGGCGGCCGGCGAAAAACAGACGGCGCCGCTGTGA